Proteins encoded within one genomic window of Candidatus Flexicrinis proximus:
- a CDS encoding IS481 family transposase, giving the protein MISDFLSGQYSVAALSRRFGVSRKTVYKWLARFAAEGEQGLTERSRQPRASPHQTPRSVEDLVVQARLVHPAWGGRKLQRWLANQGHSSLPSPSTITAILRRHGLLDPAQQSAHRPCQRFERPQPNELWQMDFKGDFALGSGRCFPLTMLDDHSRFLLTLTACSNTRRLTVQSLLIDAFERYGLPEWILADNGPPWGASGQARWTKLKVWLLRLHIGVTHGRPRHPQTQGKEERLHRTLNDELLSRVQANSLGQWQQHFDRWRQLYNSERPHHALALEVPASRYVPSVRSYPSRLPELLYPAQALMRKVSQQGRIEFQGKTWSIGKAFSLERVALKANPLTDGLWSVYYGCYPVHEIDLRQG; this is encoded by the coding sequence ATGATTTCCGACTTTCTGAGCGGGCAATATTCCGTCGCCGCTTTGAGTCGCCGTTTTGGCGTGAGCCGCAAAACGGTCTACAAGTGGCTCGCCCGCTTCGCCGCCGAGGGCGAGCAGGGACTGACGGAACGCTCACGCCAGCCCCGTGCCAGCCCTCATCAGACCCCCAGATCGGTTGAAGACCTCGTCGTTCAGGCGCGCCTGGTTCATCCCGCTTGGGGCGGGCGAAAACTGCAGCGCTGGCTGGCCAATCAGGGTCATTCTTCTCTCCCCTCGCCAAGCACCATAACCGCCATCTTGCGTCGTCACGGCCTGCTCGATCCTGCCCAACAGAGTGCTCATCGCCCTTGCCAGCGTTTCGAACGCCCTCAGCCCAACGAGCTCTGGCAGATGGATTTCAAAGGCGACTTTGCTCTGGGCTCTGGCCGCTGTTTCCCCCTCACTATGCTCGATGACCACTCCCGTTTTCTGCTCACCTTGACCGCCTGCAGCAACACCCGCCGTCTCACCGTTCAATCGCTGCTGATTGACGCCTTTGAGCGCTATGGCCTGCCGGAATGGATCCTGGCCGACAACGGTCCGCCCTGGGGCGCCTCCGGCCAGGCCCGCTGGACTAAGCTCAAAGTCTGGCTCCTGCGCCTGCATATCGGTGTCACACACGGCCGCCCCCGTCATCCTCAGACCCAGGGCAAAGAAGAACGCCTTCACCGAACGCTCAACGACGAGCTCTTGTCACGCGTTCAGGCCAATTCTCTGGGCCAATGGCAACAGCATTTCGACCGCTGGCGGCAGCTCTACAACTCCGAGCGCCCCCACCACGCACTGGCGCTCGAAGTCCCCGCCAGCCGCTATGTTCCCAGCGTCCGCTCTTACCCCTCCCGCCTGCCTGAGCTGCTCTATCCGGCACAGGCCCTTATGCGCAAAGTCTCCCAGCAAGGTCGCATCGAGTTTCAGGGCAAAACATGGTCGATTGGCAAAGCCTTCAGCCTCGAACGGGTCGCCCTGAAGGCCAATCCCCTCACCGATGGTCTCTGGTCGGTGTATTATGGTTGTTATCCTGTTCATGAGATTGATCTCAGGCAGGGCTAG
- a CDS encoding DUF4062 domain-containing protein, with the protein SSKMRELAPERQALQDLLPALDRETFRLRTWAFEQNAPASNKSIRDVYLEALQNSALYVGLFWNDFGEWTIDEFEQATAWGIERHLCVKTSVRISATPPSRPSSNARAMSASASRRAGSPMSRT; encoded by the coding sequence CAGCTCCAAAATGCGCGAGCTGGCGCCGGAACGCCAGGCCCTTCAGGACCTGCTGCCGGCGCTGGATCGCGAGACCTTCCGGCTCCGCACCTGGGCCTTTGAGCAGAACGCCCCGGCCAGCAACAAGTCGATTCGCGACGTCTACCTGGAGGCGCTCCAGAATTCGGCCCTCTATGTCGGCCTGTTCTGGAATGACTTCGGTGAATGGACCATCGACGAGTTCGAGCAGGCGACTGCCTGGGGTATCGAGCGCCATCTGTGCGTCAAAACGTCCGTCCGGATCAGCGCGACCCCGCCTTCCAGGCCTTCCTCGAACGCCAGAGCGATGTCCGCTTCGGCATCACGCCGCGCTGGTTCACCGATGTCGAGGACTTGA